A stretch of Paenibacillus mucilaginosus 3016 DNA encodes these proteins:
- a CDS encoding RNA ligase family protein yields MDLNKLNSLTKYPSILTYHSLGDRGRLTEALSESRGFPETEDVYVYEKVDGENSRILLLRNEEGIDYLIGSREELLYAKGDRIGNPYGNIAAFLRPLAEELCAALLSVSLPARDWALTVIYQESYGGKTKAAKNYTANQTQGSRVFDVFSLNAGELESLLSLPQEKIAAWREHGQQPFYSEERRMDFVHTLHLAYAPLLARVRGADVPRTLEGTFSFLKPFGQTQVGLDTAGRSEGVIARTADRKLIRKLRFDDYERTFRG; encoded by the coding sequence ATGGACCTGAACAAATTGAACTCCTTAACGAAGTACCCGAGCATCCTAACCTATCACAGTCTGGGAGACAGAGGGCGTCTGACGGAGGCATTGTCGGAATCGCGGGGCTTTCCGGAGACGGAGGACGTCTATGTATACGAGAAGGTGGACGGGGAGAATTCGAGAATCCTTCTGCTCCGGAACGAAGAAGGCATCGATTATCTCATCGGTTCGAGGGAGGAGCTGCTGTATGCGAAGGGGGACCGGATCGGCAACCCTTACGGGAACATTGCGGCCTTTCTGAGACCGCTCGCCGAAGAACTGTGCGCTGCACTGCTCAGCGTCTCTCTGCCCGCAAGGGATTGGGCGCTGACCGTGATCTATCAGGAATCGTACGGGGGCAAAACGAAAGCCGCCAAGAACTATACTGCGAACCAAACGCAGGGCAGCCGGGTATTCGACGTCTTTTCCCTGAACGCCGGAGAACTGGAGAGCCTCCTGTCACTGCCCCAGGAAAAGATTGCGGCGTGGCGGGAGCATGGCCAGCAGCCCTTCTATTCGGAGGAGCGCCGGATGGACTTCGTACACACCTTGCATCTGGCTTACGCCCCGCTCCTTGCCAGGGTGCGCGGTGCCGATGTACCGCGCACCCTCGAAGGAACCTTCTCCTTCCTGAAGCCCTTCGGCCAAACGCAAGTCGGCCTGGATACAGCCGGCCGATCGGAAGGCGTAATCGCGCGGACCGCCGACCGCAAGCTGATCCGCAAGCTTCGCTTCGATGATTACGAAAGAACCTTCCGCGGATAG
- a CDS encoding 2OG-Fe(II) oxygenase gives MTAELAERIAALDWGPIRQALEEQGYAKLPVLLGPEQCGGNIGLYGNEACFRTTIDMARYRFGKGEYKYFASPLPEALQLLREGLYPELARTANSFLEKLGHSSEYPAALGDFLERCRLQGQRRPTPLILKYEEGGYNCLHQDLYGDVYFPFQAVFALNQHGKDYTGGEFLLVEQRPRAQSRGHVITLEQGEGLIFPTRDRPVPGTRGYYRATLRHGVSTVTSGTRYTLGIVFHDAK, from the coding sequence ATGACAGCTGAACTCGCCGAACGGATCGCCGCTCTGGACTGGGGCCCGATCCGGCAGGCACTGGAGGAGCAGGGGTATGCCAAGCTCCCCGTGCTGCTGGGCCCGGAACAATGCGGCGGTAACATTGGCCTGTACGGGAACGAAGCCTGCTTCCGTACCACGATCGATATGGCCCGCTACCGGTTCGGAAAGGGGGAGTACAAGTACTTTGCTTCTCCGCTGCCGGAGGCGCTGCAGCTGCTGCGGGAAGGACTGTATCCCGAGCTCGCCCGGACGGCAAACAGCTTTCTTGAGAAGCTGGGACATTCCTCCGAGTATCCCGCCGCTTTAGGGGACTTTCTGGAGCGGTGCCGCCTGCAGGGGCAGCGGCGTCCGACGCCCCTCATCCTGAAGTATGAGGAAGGGGGATACAACTGTCTGCACCAGGATCTGTACGGTGACGTCTATTTTCCATTCCAGGCCGTCTTCGCCCTGAATCAGCACGGGAAGGACTACACCGGCGGGGAATTCCTGCTGGTCGAGCAGCGCCCGCGGGCCCAAAGCAGGGGCCATGTCATCACGCTGGAGCAAGGGGAGGGGCTGATCTTTCCCACCCGCGACCGCCCTGTGCCCGGGACCCGGGGCTATTACCGGGCCACCCTGCGGCACGGCGTCAGCACGGTCACTTCAGGAACCCGGTATACGCTGGGCATCGTGTTTCATGATGCCAAGTGA